In Brachypodium distachyon strain Bd21 chromosome 2, Brachypodium_distachyon_v3.0, whole genome shotgun sequence, one genomic interval encodes:
- the LOC100826125 gene encoding DNA gyrase subunit B, chloroplastic/mitochondrial: protein MALLLRPSPPLPHLRFLLRRLLSTAAPTSRLLPVPSTSARPLFRPRVVAAAAAPRRNGVSVRAFMASTAASEAMQEKPASGEYTAANVQVLEALDGVRKRPGMYIGSTGPRGLHHLVYEILDNAVDEAQAGYATKINVVLHDDNSVSVTDNGRGIPTDIHPQTKKSCVETVLTLMHAGGKFGGSTSSYSVAGGLHGVGLSVVNALSEALDVTVYRDGKEYRQSYSRGKPLTTLSSTTVYGESSTRQGTCIRFWPDKDIFTTTIGFDFNTISSRIRELAFLNPELTITLTKEEDDAEVLHNEYCYAGGLVEYVAWLNTDKKPLHDPIAFRKELDGIIVDVSLQWCSDSYSDTVLGYANSIRTIDGGTHIEGLKTSLTRTVNSFAKNSKAIKDKDISLSGEHVREGMTCIIAVKVPNPEFEGQTKTRLGNPEVRKIVEQSVQENLTEYLELHPDVLDSILSKSLNALKAALAAKRARELVRTKSVLKSSSLPGKLADCASSNPAESEIFIVEGDSAGGSAKQGRDRKFQAILPLRGKILNIERRDEAAMYKNEEIQNLILGLGLGVKGEDFKKEALRYHKIIILTDADVDGAHIRTLLLTFFFRYQRALFDEGCIYVGVPPLYKIERGKQAHYCYDEADLKELVNTFPTNASYNTQRFKGLGEMMPVQLWETTMDPARRLLKQLTVEDAAEANVVFSSLMGSRVDYRKELIQKAAGMVNLEHLDI, encoded by the exons atggcgctcctcctccggccgtcgcctccccttccccacCTCCgtttcctcctccgccgcctcctctcgaCCGCCGCCCCCACCTCCCGATTGCTCCCGGtcccctccacctccgcccgaCCCCTCTTCAGACCCAG GgttgtggcggcggcggcggccccgagGCGGAATGGGGTCTCCGTGAGGGCTTTTATggcctcgacggcggcgtccgAGGCGATGCAGGAGAAGCCGGCGTCGGGGGAGTATACTGCCGCAAACGTCCAG GTCTTAGAAGCATTAGATGGAGTTCGCAAAAGACCTGGTATGTACATCGGAAGCACAGGACCACGGGGATTGCATCATCTG GTTTATGAAATATTGGATAATGCTGTGGATGAAGCTCAAGCAGGCTATGCTACCAAGATCAATGTAGTCCTTCATGATGACAATTCAGTTAGTGTAACAGATAATGGCCGTGGG ATCCCGACAGATATACACCCCCAGACGAAGAAATCATGCGTGGAGACTGTCTTAACG TTAATGCATGCGGGTGGCAAATTTGGGGGCTCAACAAGTAGCTACAGTGTTGCTGGAGGGCTGCATGGTGTTGGCTTATCAGTTGTTAATGCTTTATCAGAG GCACTGGATGTTACTGTTTATCGTGATGGAAAGGAATACCGACAAAGCTATTCGCGTGGAAAACCACTGACAACGTTAAGTAGTACCACAGTGTATGGTGAATCAAGTACTCGCCAAGGCACATGCATCAGATTTTGGCCTGACAAAGATA TATTTACCACCACAATTGGCTTTGACTTCAATACAATCTCTAGTCGGATCCGGGAACTTGCATTTCTCAATCCTGAG CTGACAATAACGTTgaccaaggaagaagatgatgcaGAGGTTCTACACAATGAATACTGTTATGCTGGTGGCCTGGTTGAATATGTTGCATGGTTGAATACTGACAAG AAACCCCTTCATGATCCAATAGCGTTCAGAAAGGAATTGGATGGAATAATTGTTGATGTCTCACTCCAATG GTGCTCTGATTCCTACTCTGATACAGTATTAGGATATGCCAACAGTATCCGTACAATTGATGGTGGTACTCATATCGAGGGGCTGAAGACTTCCTTGACAAGAACAGTTAATAGCTTTGCAAAGAATTCGAAGGCTATTAAG GATAAAGATATTAGCTTGAGTGGGGAGCATGTAAGAGAAGGAATGACATGCATTATTGCAGTGAAGGTCCCTAATCCAGAGTTTGAAGGGCAGACAAAG ACGAGGTTGGGAAATCCAGAAGTTCGAAAAATAGTTGAACAATCTGTTCAAGAAAATTTAACCGAATACTTAGAGTTACATCCAGATGTTTTAGATTCAATCCTATCAAAGTCCCTTAATGCGCTCAAG GCTGCATTGGCAGCCAAGCGGGCTAGAGAGTTAGTGAGGACAAAAAGCGTCTTAAAATCTTCTTCACTTCCTGGGAAGCTAGCTGACTGCGCATCTTCTAATCCTGCAGAGTCAG AAATTTTCATAGTTGAAGGTGATTCAGCTGGAGGTAGTGCTAAGCAAGGCCGGGATAGGAAATTCCAG GCCATTTTGCCTCTGAGAGGCAAAATTCTCAACATCGAAAGGAGGGATGAAGCAGCCATGTACAAAAACGAAGAGATCCAAAATCTTATTCTTGGTCTTGGATTAGGAGTGAAG GGTGAGGATTTTAAGAAGGAAGCTCTTCGGTATCACAAGATAATTATATTGACAGATGCTGATGTAGATGGTGCACATATCCGGACTCTACTACTCACTTTCTTCTTTAGATATCAG AGAGCGCTATTTGATGAAGGTTGCATCTATGTTGGTGTACCCCCTCTTTACAAG ATTGAGCGTGGGAAGCAAGCACACTACTGCTATGATGAGGCGGATCTAAAAGAGCTAGTTAACACTTTCCCAACAAATGCTTCTTATAATACCCAAAGGTTCAAAG GTTTGGGTGAGATGATGCCTGTACAATTATGGGAAACGACAATGGACCCTGCGAGGAGGCTGTTGAAGCAGCTGACGGTAGAAGATGCTGCTGAGGCAAATGTTGTGTTCTCATCTCTTATGGGTTCTCGG GTTGATTATAGGAAGGAACTGATCCAGAAGGCCGCAGGCATGGTCAACCTAGAACATCTTGACATTTGA